From a single Chitinophaga sp. Cy-1792 genomic region:
- a CDS encoding protein-disulfide reductase DsbD, with protein MKHLLSLLIPVFMLFAGVANAQDSNKPVKWTFTAEKVNDQEYNVHLKGTIEKGVQLYSSTMGDDQVNTRVVLDSTVKGTITGITEEGKLESKKEPLLDADVKYFENEVDLVVHVKLTAPADKLSGKITYNVLKGGEFATEEVPFSVQVAAPAAAASGDNAAVGEVAEDDASNKSLWWIFIASFGGGFIALITPCVFSMIPITVSFFTKRSATRAAGIKNAFIYSLSIIIIYTFLGFLITKIFGASALNNLASNGIANMIFFVIFLLFAFSFLGAFEISLPSSWANVSDSKAGMGSFIGIFFMALTLAIVSFSCTGPILGNLLVLAAKGGNTGPLVGMFGFSLALAIPFSLFALFPSLLNKIGKSGGWLNAVKVTLGFLELALALKFFSNVDMAYHWNLLDREIFLALWIAIFTLLGLYLIGKLKFSHDSDIPFLTVTRLCFAIITFTFVVYMVPGMWGAPLKGISGFLPHEGSQDFNLNRSLIDIQASLESGAGGGGAKSDATLVKPKKLVGILHSEIPGVENVFFDYDEAIAAAKAANKPLMLDFTGHTCVNCRKFEKSVLSSPKVMKILRNDFVVASLYTDEKTSLPENEQFVSKFDGGKVTNVGQRNLDLEATHFNRNSQPYYIPVDLEGKQLVNKGYGYDPKEDVDAFVKYLEDAKAEFEKRTKK; from the coding sequence ATGAAGCATCTGCTTTCATTACTTATACCCGTATTTATGCTGTTTGCAGGGGTTGCCAACGCCCAGGACAGCAATAAACCTGTTAAGTGGACTTTCACCGCTGAAAAGGTAAATGATCAGGAATATAACGTTCACCTGAAAGGAACTATCGAAAAAGGTGTACAACTGTATTCTTCCACCATGGGAGATGACCAGGTAAACACCCGTGTTGTACTCGATAGCACCGTTAAAGGCACTATCACTGGTATCACTGAGGAAGGTAAACTGGAATCAAAGAAAGAACCGCTGCTGGATGCCGATGTGAAATATTTTGAAAACGAAGTGGACCTGGTGGTTCATGTGAAACTGACCGCCCCTGCTGATAAACTGTCGGGTAAAATCACCTATAACGTTTTAAAAGGAGGCGAATTTGCGACGGAAGAGGTACCATTTAGTGTTCAGGTGGCAGCTCCTGCCGCTGCTGCATCCGGCGATAACGCCGCTGTCGGTGAAGTAGCAGAAGATGATGCTTCCAATAAATCCCTCTGGTGGATATTCATCGCCAGCTTTGGTGGTGGTTTCATTGCATTGATTACTCCTTGCGTTTTCTCCATGATTCCAATCACGGTGAGCTTCTTTACAAAAAGAAGTGCTACAAGAGCTGCAGGTATCAAAAATGCATTTATCTACTCGCTGTCTATCATTATCATCTATACATTCCTGGGTTTCCTGATCACCAAAATTTTTGGTGCAAGTGCTCTGAATAACCTGGCTAGTAATGGAATAGCGAATATGATATTCTTTGTCATCTTCCTGTTATTTGCATTCTCCTTCCTGGGCGCATTCGAAATCTCCCTGCCTAGTTCATGGGCAAACGTTTCTGATTCCAAAGCCGGAATGGGCAGCTTTATAGGTATTTTCTTCATGGCGCTGACCCTGGCGATCGTTTCCTTCTCCTGCACAGGGCCGATCCTGGGTAACCTGCTGGTACTGGCAGCAAAAGGTGGTAACACAGGGCCGCTGGTAGGTATGTTTGGATTCTCTCTGGCACTGGCCATTCCATTCTCTCTCTTTGCACTGTTCCCAAGTCTGCTGAATAAAATCGGTAAATCCGGTGGCTGGCTGAACGCGGTAAAAGTGACTTTAGGTTTCCTGGAACTGGCTCTGGCACTGAAATTCTTCTCTAATGTGGATATGGCATACCACTGGAACCTGCTGGACAGAGAAATCTTCCTGGCACTGTGGATCGCAATATTTACCCTGTTAGGCCTTTACCTGATCGGTAAGCTGAAATTCAGTCACGACAGCGATATTCCTTTCCTGACCGTAACACGTCTCTGCTTTGCTATCATCACATTTACCTTTGTGGTGTACATGGTGCCTGGTATGTGGGGTGCTCCACTGAAAGGTATCAGCGGATTCCTGCCACATGAAGGCTCTCAGGACTTTAACCTGAACCGCTCTCTGATTGATATCCAGGCTTCGCTGGAAAGTGGTGCCGGCGGTGGTGGCGCTAAATCTGACGCTACCCTGGTAAAACCTAAGAAACTGGTAGGCATTCTGCACTCTGAAATTCCTGGTGTGGAAAATGTATTCTTTGATTACGACGAGGCAATAGCAGCAGCAAAAGCCGCTAATAAGCCACTGATGCTCGACTTTACCGGCCATACATGTGTAAACTGCCGTAAATTCGAAAAATCAGTACTCTCCAGTCCGAAAGTAATGAAGATCCTGCGTAATGATTTCGTAGTTGCTTCTCTGTATACAGATGAAAAAACGTCTCTGCCAGAAAATGAGCAATTCGTTTCTAAATTCGACGGAGGAAAGGTGACCAATGTTGGCCAGCGTAACCTGGACCTGGAAGCCACTCACTTCAACAGAAACTCACAGCCATACTATATCCCTGTAGACCTGGAAGGTAAACAGCTGGTGAATAAAGGTTATGGTTATGACCCTAAAGAAGATGTAGATGCGTTTGTAAAATATCTCGAAGATGCAAAAGCTGAATTCGAGAAGCGCACAAAAAAATAA
- the hisS gene encoding histidine--tRNA ligase: MIIKPTIVSGTRDFGPVVVKKRNYIFQTIRAIFELYGFQPLETPAMENLSTLTGKYGEEGDQLMFRIMNNGDKLLKQVESAGSTKELISTITEKALRYDLTIPFARYVVMNHNDLPLPFKRYQMQPVWRADKPQRSRYREFYQCDADVVGSNSLLNEVELLLIYDTVFTKFGLKGYELRVNNRKILSGLAEVIGKSDLLTDITISIDKLDKIGIDGVRKELITRGLSDNDIAIIEQFLAINGTNEEKLEKLKVLLKDSPTGQKGIEELSFVLNSGYATFNTSPIVDVTLARGLNYYTGMIVEVKAPAEVSIGSIGGGGRYDDLTGLFGLKGISGVGISFGVDRIYDVLEALQLFPETAGQSTKVLFLNLGEDNARVAFQHVMALRNAGIAAELYHQNAKMDKQMKYADKRDIPFVAIIGESELQENSVSIKNLQTRTQEKIDAAAVVGFDFN; encoded by the coding sequence ATGATTATAAAACCCACCATAGTATCAGGAACCCGTGATTTTGGACCTGTAGTCGTTAAAAAACGTAACTACATTTTCCAGACCATACGCGCTATATTTGAATTGTATGGCTTTCAACCACTTGAAACCCCCGCAATGGAAAACCTCTCTACCCTCACCGGAAAATATGGTGAAGAAGGAGACCAGCTGATGTTCAGAATTATGAATAACGGGGACAAATTGCTCAAACAGGTAGAAAGCGCTGGCAGCACAAAGGAACTTATCTCTACTATCACGGAAAAAGCGCTTCGCTATGATCTCACCATACCTTTCGCCCGCTATGTAGTAATGAACCATAACGATCTCCCTCTCCCGTTCAAACGCTACCAGATGCAACCGGTATGGAGAGCGGATAAACCGCAGCGTAGCCGCTATCGCGAATTTTACCAGTGCGATGCAGACGTAGTAGGCAGCAACTCCCTCCTCAATGAAGTGGAACTACTGTTGATCTACGATACCGTTTTCACTAAATTCGGCCTGAAAGGCTATGAATTACGTGTCAACAACCGCAAAATTCTTAGTGGTCTGGCAGAAGTTATCGGTAAATCTGATCTCCTTACAGATATTACCATCTCCATAGATAAACTGGATAAAATCGGTATTGATGGCGTACGCAAAGAGTTGATTACCCGCGGTTTGTCTGACAACGACATCGCCATTATCGAACAATTTCTGGCCATCAATGGTACCAACGAAGAGAAACTGGAAAAACTGAAAGTACTGCTGAAAGACAGTCCTACCGGGCAAAAAGGTATCGAAGAACTTTCCTTCGTACTGAATTCTGGTTACGCGACTTTTAACACTTCCCCTATTGTAGATGTAACACTGGCCCGTGGCCTGAACTACTATACTGGTATGATCGTGGAAGTGAAAGCACCTGCTGAAGTAAGTATAGGTAGCATCGGTGGCGGTGGCAGATACGACGACCTCACTGGACTGTTTGGCCTGAAAGGCATTTCCGGTGTTGGTATCTCTTTCGGTGTAGATCGAATTTATGATGTGCTGGAAGCACTCCAGCTCTTCCCTGAAACTGCCGGTCAGTCTACCAAAGTACTGTTCCTGAACTTAGGTGAAGACAATGCCCGTGTAGCCTTCCAACATGTAATGGCACTGCGTAATGCAGGTATCGCGGCAGAACTTTACCACCAGAACGCCAAGATGGATAAACAGATGAAATATGCAGATAAACGCGATATTCCGTTTGTCGCCATCATCGGTGAATCCGAATTACAGGAAAACTCCGTGAGCATCAAAAACCTGCAAACTCGTACGCAGGAAAAGATCGATGCAGCTGCTGTTGTCGGATTTGATTTTAATTAA
- a CDS encoding low molecular weight protein-tyrosine-phosphatase, with translation MKILMVCLGNICRSPLAEGVMRHLAAEHHLSWTIDSAGTGNWHIGDQPDHRSIRIARSHGIDIASHRGQQFSVADFDQFDRIYVMDRSNYNNVIHLARHQADRQKVHFLLENEKEVPDPWFDDALFAPVYNLIYDACEKIVKNEQ, from the coding sequence ATGAAAATTTTAATGGTCTGCTTAGGTAACATCTGTCGATCTCCCCTTGCTGAAGGCGTGATGCGACATCTGGCAGCCGAACATCATCTCTCCTGGACTATCGATTCCGCAGGTACCGGCAACTGGCACATCGGTGATCAACCCGACCACCGCTCCATCCGTATCGCCAGATCACACGGCATCGATATCGCCAGCCACCGTGGTCAACAGTTTTCTGTTGCCGACTTCGACCAATTCGATCGGATTTATGTTATGGATCGTAGTAACTATAACAATGTCATCCATCTCGCCCGACATCAGGCCGATCGTCAGAAAGTCCATTTTCTCCTGGAAAATGAAAAAGAAGTGCCAGATCCATGGTTTGATGATGCACTCTTCGCACCCGTATATAATCTCATATATGATGCCTGCGAAAAAATTGTAAAAAACGAACAGTAA
- a CDS encoding substrate-binding domain-containing protein, translating into MRFLNVTKTMALCLAATAVMFAACNNSNSKTEKLDTPTEGTIKISVDETYQPLMEAEIKVFQSLYPKAHIIAEYKPEVECFKDLLSDSARLVIVTRDFNQQEKDYFKQIKITPRSLLLAWDALALVVNHSNPDSILTMDQVKKIMDGTDDERKWQLVFDNANSSTVRYIKDSINKGKPLPANVMAAKTNPEVIDYVTKNKDAIGVIGVSWISDPSDSLSIAFKNDVTVCKLRADGYSEFVRPYQAFIGIGSYPLKRGFFYCLKEPYNGLGSGFATFLGSYEGQLVIKQFRLFPARLNVVFREANLK; encoded by the coding sequence ATGAGATTTCTCAATGTTACTAAGACCATGGCATTGTGCCTGGCAGCTACAGCTGTAATGTTTGCAGCCTGTAACAATTCAAACTCCAAAACGGAGAAGTTGGATACGCCAACGGAGGGAACGATAAAGATCAGTGTGGACGAGACGTATCAGCCGTTAATGGAAGCGGAAATTAAAGTTTTTCAGTCTTTATATCCTAAAGCGCATATTATTGCAGAATATAAACCTGAAGTAGAATGTTTTAAAGATCTTTTGAGTGATAGTGCGCGATTGGTGATAGTAACGAGAGATTTCAACCAGCAGGAGAAGGATTATTTTAAGCAGATTAAGATAACTCCCCGTAGTTTGCTGCTGGCCTGGGATGCGCTGGCATTGGTGGTAAACCACAGCAATCCCGATTCTATACTGACTATGGATCAGGTAAAAAAGATCATGGACGGTACGGACGACGAGAGAAAATGGCAACTGGTGTTTGATAATGCCAACTCAAGCACAGTGCGTTATATCAAAGATTCTATCAATAAGGGCAAGCCATTACCTGCCAACGTAATGGCGGCAAAAACCAACCCCGAGGTGATAGATTACGTTACAAAAAACAAAGATGCCATCGGTGTAATAGGTGTTAGCTGGATCTCCGATCCGAGTGATTCTCTTTCCATCGCATTTAAAAATGATGTAACGGTATGTAAATTGCGTGCAGACGGATATTCTGAATTTGTGAGGCCTTATCAGGCATTTATCGGGATTGGTAGTTATCCGTTGAAGCGTGGTTTCTTTTATTGTCTGAAAGAACCTTACAATGGACTTGGCTCGGGGTTTGCAACTTTCCTCGGCAGTTATGAAGGTCAATTGGTTATCAAGCAATTCAGACTTTTCCCGGCTCGCCTGAATGTGGTGTTCAGAGAAGCCAACTTAAAGTAG
- a CDS encoding NADH-quinone oxidoreductase subunit A — MSASSTPFSYFPIVLQLLAAVGFVGSTMLITHYLGPKRKTEDKLINFESGIEQKGNARQPVAIKYFLTAILFVLFDVEVIFFYPYAVNFKELGWDGFMAVLMFVGFFLCGFIYIVKKGALKWED; from the coding sequence TTGTCAGCATCATCGACACCCTTCAGCTATTTCCCTATTGTGCTGCAATTACTTGCTGCTGTGGGTTTTGTCGGAAGTACCATGTTAATAACCCATTATCTGGGTCCAAAACGTAAAACTGAAGACAAACTTATCAACTTCGAAAGTGGTATCGAGCAAAAAGGAAACGCTCGCCAGCCTGTAGCCATCAAGTATTTTCTTACCGCTATTCTCTTCGTGCTATTTGATGTGGAAGTAATCTTTTTCTATCCCTATGCTGTTAACTTTAAAGAGTTGGGATGGGATGGATTTATGGCCGTTTTGATGTTTGTTGGGTTCTTCCTGTGTGGTTTTATCTACATCGTGAAGAAAGGTGCCTTGAAATGGGAAGACTAA
- a CDS encoding NADH-quinone oxidoreductase subunit B, with protein sequence MPRPVQYNNKVKVVDIPEGYSGEGFYATSFDKAIGLARKNSIWPLPFATSCCGIEFMATMAATYDLARFGAERMAFTPRQCDLLMVMGTISKKMGPIVRQVYLQMAEPRWVMAVGACACSGGIFDTYSVLQGIDQVIPVDVYVPGCPPRPEGIIDGFMKIQELVHNESLRRRHSDKYRELMESYGIK encoded by the coding sequence ATGCCTCGTCCGGTTCAATATAATAACAAAGTGAAGGTGGTGGATATTCCTGAGGGATATTCAGGTGAAGGATTTTATGCCACCAGTTTTGATAAGGCTATAGGCCTGGCCCGTAAGAATTCTATCTGGCCACTGCCTTTTGCTACATCCTGCTGTGGAATTGAATTTATGGCTACCATGGCAGCCACTTACGATCTGGCCCGTTTCGGTGCAGAACGTATGGCATTTACGCCACGTCAGTGCGACCTGCTGATGGTAATGGGTACTATTTCCAAGAAAATGGGCCCTATCGTACGTCAGGTTTATCTGCAGATGGCTGAGCCACGCTGGGTAATGGCCGTTGGTGCCTGTGCCTGCAGCGGTGGTATTTTCGATACTTACTCCGTTCTCCAGGGGATAGACCAGGTAATTCCGGTAGATGTATATGTACCAGGTTGCCCTCCAAGACCAGAAGGTATTATCGACGGTTTCATGAAAATTCAGGAACTCGTTCATAATGAGAGTCTGCGTCGCCGTCATTCGGACAAATACCGCGAACTGATGGAATCCTACGGTATCAAATAA
- a CDS encoding NADH-quinone oxidoreductase subunit C, which produces MSLTNERIQQRLTEKFGDVVSGFEEPYGMLTFTAQRDFNLKIMQFLFDDEELRFQFLTDITAVHYPERKNEELAVVYHLHNFQDNVRVRLKVFAPVAAPKVFTASKLFLSANWMERETYDFFGIDFVGHPNLKRILNVDEMTYFPMRKEFPLEDSMRTDKDDEMFGRGGNI; this is translated from the coding sequence ATGTCTTTAACAAACGAACGCATACAGCAACGCCTCACGGAGAAGTTTGGGGATGTGGTCAGCGGTTTTGAAGAGCCGTATGGCATGCTCACCTTCACCGCACAAAGAGATTTTAACCTGAAAATAATGCAATTCCTGTTTGACGACGAGGAGTTGCGTTTTCAGTTTTTGACGGATATCACTGCTGTACATTATCCCGAAAGGAAAAATGAAGAACTGGCAGTCGTATATCATCTGCATAACTTCCAGGATAACGTCCGCGTGAGACTGAAAGTCTTTGCGCCGGTTGCTGCTCCAAAAGTATTTACCGCTTCCAAACTGTTTCTTTCTGCAAACTGGATGGAGCGTGAAACATATGACTTTTTCGGGATTGACTTTGTAGGTCATCCTAACCTGAAACGTATCCTGAACGTAGACGAAATGACTTATTTCCCTATGCGTAAGGAATTCCCGCTCGAAGACTCCATGCGTACCGATAAAGACGATGAGATGTTTGGTCGCGGCGGTAACATTTAA